The following are encoded together in the Anopheles nili chromosome 3, idAnoNiliSN_F5_01, whole genome shotgun sequence genome:
- the LOC128726494 gene encoding T-cell acute lymphocytic leukemia protein 1 homolog, translated as MSSAYVQQQYHHSAMYGSGGGGGMMGSGAGGLLESSSYNHYNGTSTMSMGATGLCYGYGTDSGSSEGYHSPGPVSSPESYYSHTSPADFAPSSPYTNYGYCSGGSGSGVQGNGNTNTVSQNGSCESYYSYTGNNFKTGCPTVPRYAMAEANSPADRTVLANAYQKREGCTLPSDTASVQRSNVPAKRPAEASHPLAHGSTSSYYNPYVVPTTGIHSSPTHSSGSSVSPTPSQCSGQSVVQPEIVKKRRLAANARERRRMNSLNDAFDRLRDVVPSLGNDRKLSKFETLQMAQTYIAALNELLSRD; from the coding sequence ATGAGTTCGGCGTATGTGCAACAGCAGTACCACCATTCCGCAATGTACgggagtggtggtggtggtggaatgaTGGGATCGGGAGCTGGAGGTCTGTTGGAATCGTCGTCCTACAACCACTACAACGGCACCAGTACGATGAGCATGGGAGCAACAGGACTCTGTTACGGCTATGGAACTGACAGTGGATCTTCCGAAGGATATCACAGCCCTGGTCCTGTGTCGAGTCCAGAATCCTACTACAGCCATACCAGCCCGGCGGATTTTGCCCCATCAAGTCCGTACACCAATTACGGCTACTGTAGCGGAGGTTCCGGCTCGGGTGTTCAAGGCAACGGAAACACCAACACTGTCAGTCAGAATGGGTCCTGCGAGTCGTACTACAGCTACACCGGCAACAACTTCAAAACCGGCTGTCCAACAGTTCCACGGTATGCCATGGCCGAAGCGAATTCACCTGCTGATCGTACCGTGCTAGCGAATGCGTACCAAAAGCGTGAAGGATGTACGTTGCCGAGTGATACTGCAAGTGTGCAGCGATCGAACGTTCCTGCCAAACGACCTGCTGAGGCTTCTCATCCGCTCGCTCACGGCAGTACCAGTAGCTACTACAATCCCTACGTGGTTCCAACGACAGGAATTCACAGCAGTCCAACGCACAGCTCGGGGAGTTCCGTCTCGCCAACTCCATCGCAATGCAGCGGACAATCGGTGGTGCAACCGGAGATTGTCAAAAAGCGGCGTTTGGCGGCGAATGCTCGTGAACGGCGAAGGATGAACAGCTTAAACGATGCATTCGATCGGCTACGAGACGTGGTGCCTTCTCTTGGGAACGACCGGAAGCTGTCCAAGTTCGAAACTTTGCAGATGGCGCAAACATACATAGCGGCACTGAATGAGCTTCTGTCCCGAGATTAG